The following is a genomic window from Candidatus Schekmanbacteria bacterium.
ACAATGAATTTAGGCCCACTTCTTTTCGCCCTCCCCTATACCCAATTTTTCTGTCAGGTACATACTGTATTTTTGGATACAATTTTTTTATCGTAAGAATATTTCAAGCTATCTTTCATGGTCTTACCTGTGTATTCATATTTCTAATTGGAGAGAATATTTTTGACAGAAAAACAGGAATATTATGTGCTCTTTTAGTCGCTTTTAATCCTTTTTTGATATTTTTCTCAGGTGAAATAGGCACGGAATCTCTCTTTACTCTTCTTGTTTCTGCCACAGTATATGCAATCGTAAAAATCGACAAAGAAGAAAAAAAGACCTTACCTTTGGTATTGTGTGGCATTATCTTTTCAGCGGCAATGCTTACGAGAACTATCTTCTTGAGTTTTTTGCCTTTTCTATTAGGCTGGTTTTACTTTACATCTGAAAAGAAGACAGCAAAAAGAAAGGTAATTATTTTTTTTCTATCATTTTTTACTGCTCTTCTCCCTTGGATAATCAGAAATTACAATGTCCATGGCCATCTACTGATATCAGGCACAAATATGGGACATAATATAAACATAGGCGCTTTAATGGAAGGTGTGGATTATGCGCAAGCATTACGGAAATTTAAAAAAATCTCTGGATATGATTATAAAGACCTTGAAAATCCCAAAAACAAAAAACTGCCTGCTTCTGAATACGAGCTTCAGCAAGAAGCAATAAACAGAACCATAGAAATCATTCTCTCCGACCCCTTGAAATGGATTAAAGTAAGGTTCTTAAACGCTGTCAACCTTTGGAGTAATAATTGGCAAGGCAATTATGCCAAACGCTTTGAAGAAGGGAAAAAGCCATATATTAAACTTCTCTCCCATTATTATTACCTTTTTATTTTATCCTTTGGGGCAGCGGGAATTATTCTTGCACTAAATAGCAAAAGAGAAAATAGAGATTTTACATATCTCATACTTTTGCTTTTTTTCGCAACGACTGCGGGATACTGCGTATTTCAGACCGGGAAACGCTATAGAGTCCCTACAATAGACCCTTATCTTAGTCTATATGCTTCATATCTTATTACTTTTTTAGTAAGCAAAGCAGGATTATTCAGAGAAAAAAAGTGATCCCCTTTTACTGTAAATAGCCAAGACTTTTTAGGTTTTCTATGCTCTTCTTACTTTTTGTCATCCTGCCGGTTGAAGTATTAATTTCTGTATACTTATCCAACATTACTTTTAAATTTTCAATAATTTTATTAGTTTTTTCATCCAGAGTATTTGCCAAATTATTCACCTCTTGCGGATCTTTACTCAAGTCATAGAGTTCCTTTCTATTTAAATAGGGTGTCTCAATATATTTCCATCTTTGAGTTCTGATACATTTAGCAAATGGATCATTTGTCCATTTTCTTTTAACTTTTGTTAAATATTCATCAGCCCCCTCAGGGTACAAGGCATTTCTTGTGGCTTCGCTGAAAAGGACCACCTCCCCAATTTCTTTGTTCTTATTTTCCTCTTTCCCTCTCAATAAACCTGCAAATGATTTTCCCTCAAATTCTTTTGGAATTTCAATGCCTGCCAAATCCAGCAAAGTTGGAGCAATATCTATATTCCTAATCAATTTACTTATCTTTGTATTAGGTGGAATAATGCCACGATAGAAGATTATCAAAGGAATATGGATATTACTTTCATAGACTCTTGATGAATGGTCTATATAGCCGTCATGTTCAAAGAAGTTTTCTCCGTGATCTGCAGTAAAAACAATGATCGTATTTTGTATAAGTCCTGATAATTCAAGTTCAGCGATTAAACGTCTGAATTGGTCATTTATAAATCTTATTTCACCATCATAGAGAGCTTGCAAATGAATCCTGTCATTTTCACTAACTCCTTTGCCCTTAGCCATTGCAAGCCGCATTTTTTGTAATGTTTTGAAATTTCCATCCAATTTTCCAGAATATTTTGTATCATAAAGATGTAAGTATTGCTGTGGTGGGTCATATGGCCAATGAGGATCAAAATAATGAATGAAGAGGAAAAAAGGTTTGTTTT
Proteins encoded in this region:
- a CDS encoding phospholipid carrier-dependent glycosyltransferase — its product is MPRKKVSVTIFIAAFLIAIIYNSVFCRNAEVLTRWSQHIDGLFYQAIAETLVEHGIFGYNEFRPTSFRPPLYPIFLSGTYCIFGYNFFIVRIFQAIFHGLTCVFIFLIGENIFDRKTGILCALLVAFNPFLIFFSGEIGTESLFTLLVSATVYAIVKIDKEEKKTLPLVLCGIIFSAAMLTRTIFLSFLPFLLGWFYFTSEKKTAKRKVIIFFLSFFTALLPWIIRNYNVHGHLLISGTNMGHNINIGALMEGVDYAQALRKFKKISGYDYKDLENPKNKKLPASEYELQQEAINRTIEIILSDPLKWIKVRFLNAVNLWSNNWQGNYAKRFEEGKKPYIKLLSHYYYLFILSFGAAGIILALNSKRENRDFTYLILLLFFATTAGYCVFQTGKRYRVPTIDPYLSLYASYLITFLVSKAGLFREKK